The Oryctolagus cuniculus chromosome 5, mOryCun1.1, whole genome shotgun sequence genome includes a region encoding these proteins:
- the LOC100355380 gene encoding patr class I histocompatibility antigen, A-2 alpha chain isoform X2, translating into MMGSMAPGTLLPLLAGALTLTETWAGSHSMRHFFTSVSRPGLGEPRFLAVGYVDDTQFARFDSDAAAAGMEPRAPWMRQVEPRYWDMHRQRFEWGTLSFREYLSNLRIYYNQSEEGSHTIQGMYGCEVGPDGRFLRGYSILAYDGADYLVLNEHLHSWTAVDTRPNIWKPEWDGKQCTSYLEGACVEWLRGFLEMGKETLQRVDPPKTHVAHHPISDKEATLRCWALGFYPKEISLTWQRDGEDQTQDMELVETRPGGDGSFQKWAAVVVPSGEEQRYTCRVQHEGLPEPLTLRWEPPAQPTTLSVGVVAGLVLGAVVTAAVVAFVMRKRKSSDSKNSQDSHMSLTASTATA; encoded by the exons ATGATGGGATCCATGGCGCCTGGGACCCTCCTCCCGCTGCTCGCTGGAGCCCTGACCCTGACCGAGACCTGGGCGG GCTCGCACTCCATGAGGCATTTCTTCACTTCGGTGTCCCggcctggcctgggagagccgcGATTCCTCGCCGTGGGCTACGTGGATGACACGCAGTTCGCGCGCTTCGACAGCGACGCCGCGGCTGCGGGTATGGAGCCTCGGGCGCCGTGGATGCGGCAGGTGGAGCCTAGGTACTGGGACATGCACAGGCAGAGATTCGAATGGGGCACACTGAGTTTCCGGGAGTACCTGAGCAACCTGCGCATCTACTACAACCAGAGCGAGGAAG GGTCTCACACCATCCAGGGGATGTATGGCTGCGAAGTGGGGCCAGACGGGCGCTTCCTCCGGGGATACAGTATCTTAGCCTACGACGGCGCCGACTACCTCGTCCTGAATGAACACCTGCACTCCTGGACCGCGGTGGACACCAGGCCTAACATCTGGAAGCCCGAGTGGGATGGGAAGCAGTGCACGTCCTACCTGGAGGGCGCGTGTGTGGAGTGGCTCCGTGGGTTCCTGGAGATGGGGAAGGAGACCCTGCAGCGCGTAG ATCCCCCCAAGACACATGTGGCCCACCACCCCATCTCTGACAAGGAGGCCACCCTgaggtgctgggccctgggcttctACCCTAAGGAGATCTCGCTGACCTGGCAGCGGGATGGAGAGGACCAGACCCAGGACATGGAGCTCGTGGAGACCAGGCCTGGGGGCGACGGAAGCTTCCAGAAGTGGGCGGCTGTGGTGGTGCCTTCTGGGGAGGAGCAGAGATACACGTGCCGTGTGCAGCACGAGGGGCTGCCCGAGCCCCTCACCCTGAGATGGG aGCCTCCTGCTCAGCCCACCACGCTCAGTGTGGGAGTAGTTGCTGGCCTGGTCCTCGGAGCTGTGGTCACAGCAGCTGTGGTTGCATTTgtgatgaggaagaggaagagctcAG ACAGCAAGAATTCCCAGGATTCTCATATGTCTCTCACGGCTTCTACAG CCACAGCATGA
- the LOC100355380 gene encoding patr class I histocompatibility antigen, A-126 alpha chain isoform X1: MMGSMAPGTLLPLLAGALTLTETWAGSHSMRHFFTSVSRPGLGEPRFLAVGYVDDTQFARFDSDAAAAGMEPRAPWMRQVEPRYWDMHRQRFEWGTLSFREYLSNLRIYYNQSEEGSHTIQGMYGCEVGPDGRFLRGYSILAYDGADYLVLNEHLHSWTAVDTRPNIWKPEWDGKQCTSYLEGACVEWLRGFLEMGKETLQRVDPPKTHVAHHPISDKEATLRCWALGFYPKEISLTWQRDGEDQTQDMELVETRPGGDGSFQKWAAVVVPSGEEQRYTCRVQHEGLPEPLTLRWEPPAQPTTLSVGVVAGLVLGAVVTAAVVAFVMRKRKSSVNNGRRYAESTDSKNSQDSHMSLTASTATA; this comes from the exons ATGATGGGATCCATGGCGCCTGGGACCCTCCTCCCGCTGCTCGCTGGAGCCCTGACCCTGACCGAGACCTGGGCGG GCTCGCACTCCATGAGGCATTTCTTCACTTCGGTGTCCCggcctggcctgggagagccgcGATTCCTCGCCGTGGGCTACGTGGATGACACGCAGTTCGCGCGCTTCGACAGCGACGCCGCGGCTGCGGGTATGGAGCCTCGGGCGCCGTGGATGCGGCAGGTGGAGCCTAGGTACTGGGACATGCACAGGCAGAGATTCGAATGGGGCACACTGAGTTTCCGGGAGTACCTGAGCAACCTGCGCATCTACTACAACCAGAGCGAGGAAG GGTCTCACACCATCCAGGGGATGTATGGCTGCGAAGTGGGGCCAGACGGGCGCTTCCTCCGGGGATACAGTATCTTAGCCTACGACGGCGCCGACTACCTCGTCCTGAATGAACACCTGCACTCCTGGACCGCGGTGGACACCAGGCCTAACATCTGGAAGCCCGAGTGGGATGGGAAGCAGTGCACGTCCTACCTGGAGGGCGCGTGTGTGGAGTGGCTCCGTGGGTTCCTGGAGATGGGGAAGGAGACCCTGCAGCGCGTAG ATCCCCCCAAGACACATGTGGCCCACCACCCCATCTCTGACAAGGAGGCCACCCTgaggtgctgggccctgggcttctACCCTAAGGAGATCTCGCTGACCTGGCAGCGGGATGGAGAGGACCAGACCCAGGACATGGAGCTCGTGGAGACCAGGCCTGGGGGCGACGGAAGCTTCCAGAAGTGGGCGGCTGTGGTGGTGCCTTCTGGGGAGGAGCAGAGATACACGTGCCGTGTGCAGCACGAGGGGCTGCCCGAGCCCCTCACCCTGAGATGGG aGCCTCCTGCTCAGCCCACCACGCTCAGTGTGGGAGTAGTTGCTGGCCTGGTCCTCGGAGCTGTGGTCACAGCAGCTGTGGTTGCATTTgtgatgaggaagaggaagagctcAG TTAATAATGGAAGGAGGTATGCTGAGTCTACAG ACAGCAAGAATTCCCAGGATTCTCATATGTCTCTCACGGCTTCTACAG CCACAGCATGA